A part of Legionella sainthelensi genomic DNA contains:
- the mutL gene encoding DNA mismatch repair endonuclease MutL — protein sequence MGMRIRQLPPLIANQIAAGEVIERPASVVKELLENSFDAGATAITVEVNYGGLNQIKISDNGVGIVAEDLPLAIAPHATSKINSLDDLYAIDSMGFRGEALASIASIAKVSISSKPALQETAMMLRVIGTETTCAPCARAVGTTVDVVDLFFNAPVRKRFLKSEKLEFQAIETVVKRFALSAPKIALTLKHNGKQVFYLPAVISEQSLLSRMTRILGSAFVQDAIYLDVDHGSMKLRGWISGMKFQRSQSDRLWVYINERMVKDKLIHHALKQAYDGLLHPGRFPACVLYLTINHAEVDVNVHPTKHEVRFQQPRLIFDFFTSQLAAALETQKKTNHETVCDLNMAVNQAKEIYEPYPKLALISEQVNSVEQRWVILNNHYILVFLHQQPYVVNLSALQQFKVRQQLAGFSFPLASRPLLVPIRCSFPYKIVSNLPDLIQSLDQLGIHVEHLGDQDVLIRSIPLCMPYLDLRLFIEALTGLEVINSSKLTDLMIQSQVFDPRLLSSEEKMELNELLLKVHAEKNKEAGLFRALTVEDCRNLLDV from the coding sequence ATGGGCATGAGAATTCGACAGTTACCACCATTGATAGCAAATCAAATAGCTGCTGGAGAAGTAATAGAGCGCCCCGCATCTGTAGTAAAAGAATTACTCGAAAACTCTTTTGATGCGGGGGCTACGGCAATTACTGTTGAAGTGAATTATGGTGGCCTTAATCAAATTAAAATTAGCGATAATGGTGTAGGAATTGTAGCTGAAGATTTGCCTTTGGCTATTGCGCCACATGCTACGAGTAAAATTAATTCGCTTGATGATTTATATGCAATTGATAGCATGGGGTTTCGTGGTGAAGCATTGGCCAGTATTGCATCAATAGCTAAGGTCAGCATCAGCTCTAAGCCTGCGCTGCAAGAAACAGCGATGATGCTGCGAGTAATCGGCACAGAAACAACATGTGCTCCTTGTGCCCGTGCAGTAGGAACAACCGTAGATGTTGTTGATTTATTCTTTAATGCACCAGTACGAAAACGTTTTTTAAAAAGCGAAAAGCTCGAGTTTCAGGCAATAGAAACAGTAGTCAAACGTTTTGCTTTAAGCGCGCCTAAAATTGCGTTAACGCTAAAACATAATGGCAAGCAGGTATTCTATCTTCCAGCGGTGATAAGTGAACAATCGTTATTATCACGAATGACGCGTATATTGGGTAGTGCGTTTGTTCAAGATGCAATTTATCTTGATGTGGATCACGGCTCAATGAAATTGCGTGGTTGGATAAGTGGCATGAAATTTCAGCGTAGTCAAAGTGATCGCTTATGGGTTTATATCAACGAACGAATGGTAAAAGATAAATTAATTCATCATGCATTAAAACAGGCTTATGATGGCTTATTACATCCTGGTCGCTTTCCTGCATGTGTGTTGTATTTAACAATAAATCATGCTGAAGTTGATGTGAATGTACATCCTACCAAGCATGAAGTGCGTTTTCAGCAGCCCCGGCTAATTTTCGATTTTTTTACCTCACAACTAGCTGCGGCATTAGAAACCCAAAAAAAGACAAATCACGAAACTGTATGTGACTTAAACATGGCAGTCAACCAAGCAAAAGAGATTTATGAGCCTTATCCCAAACTCGCTCTAATAAGCGAGCAAGTTAACTCAGTTGAGCAAAGGTGGGTTATTTTAAATAACCACTATATTTTGGTCTTTCTCCATCAACAGCCCTATGTTGTTAATCTTTCCGCTTTACAGCAATTTAAAGTACGGCAACAACTGGCTGGATTTTCTTTCCCATTAGCAAGTAGGCCTTTATTGGTCCCAATTCGTTGTTCTTTTCCTTACAAAATTGTTTCAAACCTGCCAGATTTAATTCAATCTTTAGATCAATTAGGAATACATGTGGAACATTTGGGTGATCAGGATGTGTTAATTCGGAGTATTCCTCTTTGTATGCCCTATTTGGATTTACGTTTATTTATAGAAGCCCTAACCGGGTTGGAGGTAATAAACTCTTCTAAGTTGACTGATCTCATGATTCAATCTCAAGTTTTTGATCCTAGATTATTAAGTTCCGAGGAGAAAATGGAGTTAAATGAATTGTTATTGAAGGTACATGCTGAGAAAAATAAAGAAGCTGGATTGTTTAGAGCACTAACTGTTGAAGATTGTCGGAATTTATTAGATGTCTAA
- the miaA gene encoding tRNA (adenosine(37)-N6)-dimethylallyltransferase MiaA: MSNLIFCLMGPTAAGKTALACELVTHYPFEIISVDSAMIYREMDIGTAKPSSKELELAPHHLINIKDPVESYSAAQFCSDALSLCEEISRKGKIPLLVGGTMMYFNALQKGLAVLPEACPVVREQLENEAALHGWERLHQQLMHIDPDTAKRVHANDTQRIQRALEVYYLSGKTLSAFFEQQKEKEVHHFINLILFPQNRTWLHERIAQRFKQMLETGLIEEVVQLQQKWPLAINLPAMRCVGYRQVLEYLQDAYDYSTMGEKGIAATRQLAKRQLTWLRHWEEALYYDPQNIAFHDQILAKIREILDNSKKTF, from the coding sequence ATGTCTAATTTGATTTTTTGTTTAATGGGACCTACTGCGGCAGGGAAAACTGCTTTAGCTTGTGAGTTAGTAACACATTATCCTTTTGAAATTATTAGTGTCGATTCGGCAATGATTTATAGGGAAATGGATATTGGAACTGCTAAACCGAGTTCTAAAGAGCTAGAGCTGGCTCCTCATCATTTAATTAATATTAAGGATCCAGTAGAGTCCTATTCCGCAGCTCAATTTTGCAGCGATGCGTTATCTTTATGTGAGGAGATCTCGCGTAAGGGTAAAATCCCTTTATTGGTTGGGGGAACTATGATGTATTTTAATGCACTGCAAAAAGGCTTGGCGGTGTTACCGGAAGCCTGCCCTGTTGTACGAGAGCAATTAGAAAATGAAGCTGCTTTGCACGGTTGGGAGAGACTTCATCAACAATTAATGCACATTGATCCTGATACGGCTAAACGGGTTCACGCTAATGATACGCAACGAATTCAACGCGCATTAGAGGTATACTATTTAAGCGGAAAAACTTTATCTGCATTTTTTGAGCAGCAAAAAGAAAAAGAGGTACATCATTTTATCAATCTTATCCTTTTTCCCCAAAATCGAACCTGGTTACATGAACGGATTGCGCAACGTTTTAAGCAAATGTTAGAGACAGGGCTTATTGAAGAAGTCGTACAGTTACAGCAAAAATGGCCATTAGCTATAAATTTGCCGGCGATGCGTTGTGTAGGGTATCGACAAGTTCTAGAATATCTGCAAGATGCTTATGATTATTCTACAATGGGTGAGAAAGGAATTGCTGCTACACGACAATTAGCTAAGCGTCAATTAACCTGGTTAAGGCATTGGGAAGAAGCATTATATTACGATCCGCAAAATATAGCTTTTCACGATCAGATTCTAGCGAAAATTAGGGAAATATTAGATAATTCTAAAAAAACGTTTTAA
- a CDS encoding glycosyltransferase family 9 protein, with protein MINSICIVRLSALGDVLMAVPLIRTLQASFPETKLTWIISKPAFDLVEGMEGIEFILIDKPKSIKDYWYFKKQMKGRSFDVLLAPQASLRTNLLYPLIRAKRKIGYDPHRANDAHGLFVNERIQPGLEHTLDGFLKFAQALGIQERVIRWDLPISPADYQWAEHHLPKESPILVINPAASKPERSWPVARYIEVLQTAKTRWNVQVVITGGPSDFDKSLAEQIIQVIPAMNLVGKTKPKQLLALISKATVVLCPDTGPSHMATAVNTPVVALHAVTNPLISGPYLFQHLVVNHYPEAAEKILGSKCIEKVWGQHVHGDEPMQLISVTEVLEKLSLVLDNSENTKV; from the coding sequence ATGATTAATTCGATTTGTATTGTAAGATTATCTGCCTTAGGTGATGTTCTAATGGCTGTTCCTCTTATTAGAACTTTACAGGCTAGTTTCCCAGAAACCAAGTTGACTTGGATTATCTCCAAACCTGCTTTTGACTTAGTGGAGGGGATGGAGGGTATTGAGTTCATTTTAATTGATAAGCCTAAAAGTATTAAAGATTATTGGTATTTTAAAAAGCAAATGAAAGGTCGTAGCTTTGACGTACTTTTAGCACCACAAGCAAGTCTTAGGACAAACTTACTTTATCCACTGATTCGAGCGAAACGTAAAATAGGCTATGATCCTCATAGAGCGAATGATGCCCATGGATTGTTTGTTAATGAACGAATTCAGCCAGGATTGGAACATACTTTAGATGGGTTTTTAAAATTTGCTCAAGCGTTAGGGATACAGGAACGTGTGATTCGCTGGGATTTACCTATTTCTCCTGCTGATTATCAATGGGCTGAACATCATTTGCCCAAAGAGAGCCCCATTCTGGTCATTAATCCTGCAGCGAGTAAACCAGAGCGTAGTTGGCCGGTTGCGCGTTATATCGAAGTCTTACAAACAGCCAAAACTCGTTGGAATGTGCAAGTGGTCATTACCGGTGGCCCCAGTGATTTTGATAAAAGTCTCGCAGAGCAAATTATCCAGGTTATTCCTGCAATGAATCTTGTGGGCAAAACCAAGCCAAAACAATTGTTAGCGCTTATCAGTAAAGCAACAGTTGTCCTGTGTCCTGATACAGGGCCTTCGCATATGGCTACAGCAGTGAATACTCCTGTTGTCGCATTGCATGCTGTAACCAATCCTCTTATTTCCGGCCCGTATCTTTTTCAACATTTAGTAGTGAATCATTATCCTGAAGCAGCAGAAAAGATTTTAGGAAGCAAATGTATCGAAAAGGTATGGGGACAACATGTGCATGGTGATGAGCCTATGCAATTAATTTCTGTTACAGAGGTTCTGGAAAAGCTTTCTTTGGTTTTAGACAACTCTGAAAACACTAAAGTGTAG
- a CDS encoding ClpXP protease specificity-enhancing factor, translated as MTMTSNKPYLIRAAYDWIVDNELTPYILVNAAYLGVQVPREHVNHDRIVLNISPAATRGLLLENDRIIFTARFSGKTEQIFVPPGAVLEIYAKENGRGIAFALEDEEEPPPASSGSSTSDAEGSVSSKSKPSLKLVK; from the coding sequence ATGACTATGACATCAAACAAACCTTATTTAATTCGCGCTGCCTACGATTGGATAGTCGATAACGAATTAACGCCTTATATCCTGGTAAATGCAGCATATTTAGGTGTACAGGTCCCAAGAGAGCACGTAAATCATGATCGTATTGTGTTGAATATTTCTCCAGCAGCTACTCGAGGTTTATTGTTGGAGAATGATCGGATAATTTTTACCGCGCGCTTTTCAGGAAAAACGGAGCAAATCTTTGTTCCACCAGGAGCCGTATTGGAGATTTATGCCAAGGAAAATGGCAGAGGTATCGCCTTTGCACTTGAAGATGAAGAGGAACCGCCTCCAGCATCTTCTGGTTCGTCAACTTCAGATGCTGAAGGCTCAGTATCTTCTAAAAGTAAGCCTTCATTAAAATTAGTGAAGTAG
- a CDS encoding heavy metal translocating P-type ATPase produces MSKTYVFYIDGMTCINCSNGIKHCLRNKFGDKLQYFHAAITTADPKKTIVTLDNDEDTRAHQIIWSELKEEIDDIGFSCREYEYTPESTEKITKQNAPQKQDQQTFSWNSLITKIKTLLASHWFLGAIGCMAGLAVLIACLVTGGSLAVMLPIAIFSTLATLTLGANSYYQAWSKLTKTGILTMDSLFALSSLSILVVSIASLFVPWLPMMFEAGLLIYGFRHIGIAIEETIKEKISTVRFQDRAPKIARKQIALDIEEINLQHIQINDVLVIHPGEIIPLDGVCLNESIVYDTIITGATLPHYFSAEKKVLAGMRVAENTNPLKIRVTHTHTNSYLKRLDDSIEQSVLEKAPIEIKTEQLLAYFIPTVIALAVISGVIMGIFFPAAVAIQCAISVLVSACPCTLGLITPLAVNTGMHKAAENGVQFKSAKTLQQTEQIDTVIFDLNGTLTTGIPKVKNLYLLDNSKLSEAEFLSICGSLEKKSSHPTGKAIYSFAHQESKQKLDVTELDETYHSGVSGVVQDSHYTIGSKALMCEKGISIPSELKHPPLAAGDQLVYVARNQEIIGVMVLTDPLRKDAHHTINALKHMGKEIHLCTGADEETAFRYAKALGIEKVYANCIASSMENNHRSKTAYIQALKKQGRKIAMIGDAGNDAEAIAASDLGIAIASEGSDELTQQVAGIVIHNDTLLPIASAFAISRQTVANINQNLAMNLIYNSAAIPAAAIFTLNPVVCVALMITQACITFMNVYRFKQQPLDHLQQKIKEDAPELSFEGSHSKMNKHTPRHNNESICIQEPSASQKPSTSKSTTHPFWSGCMSSITANNTSDNVEKKPQLVVSN; encoded by the coding sequence ATGTCTAAAACTTACGTTTTTTATATTGACGGAATGACCTGCATCAATTGCAGCAACGGTATAAAACATTGCTTAAGAAATAAATTTGGCGACAAACTACAATACTTTCATGCAGCGATTACAACAGCTGATCCTAAAAAAACGATTGTAACCCTTGATAACGATGAAGATACACGTGCACATCAAATAATTTGGTCAGAATTAAAAGAAGAGATTGATGATATTGGATTTAGCTGTAGAGAATATGAATACACCCCTGAATCAACTGAAAAAATAACGAAGCAAAATGCGCCCCAAAAACAAGATCAACAAACATTTTCTTGGAACTCCCTCATTACAAAAATAAAAACGCTTTTAGCCTCACATTGGTTTCTTGGTGCCATAGGATGTATGGCAGGACTTGCTGTGCTTATTGCTTGCCTTGTTACAGGAGGCTCCCTTGCTGTTATGCTTCCAATAGCCATTTTCAGTACTTTAGCTACTTTGACATTAGGAGCAAATTCTTATTATCAAGCTTGGTCAAAATTAACTAAAACAGGTATCTTAACCATGGATAGTTTATTTGCCCTAAGTTCACTGTCCATTTTGGTTGTTTCCATTGCCTCATTGTTTGTCCCCTGGCTGCCCATGATGTTTGAAGCCGGACTACTCATCTATGGTTTTAGACACATAGGAATTGCCATAGAAGAAACAATCAAAGAAAAAATAAGCACCGTCCGCTTTCAAGATAGAGCACCTAAAATTGCAAGAAAACAAATTGCTCTTGATATTGAAGAAATCAACTTACAGCATATTCAAATCAATGATGTGCTTGTCATTCATCCCGGTGAAATTATTCCACTTGATGGTGTCTGTCTGAATGAAAGCATTGTTTACGATACAATTATTACAGGAGCAACCCTACCTCATTATTTTTCAGCTGAAAAAAAGGTTTTGGCAGGGATGCGTGTAGCAGAGAATACAAATCCGTTAAAAATCCGAGTTACTCATACGCATACAAACTCTTATCTAAAACGGCTTGATGATTCAATAGAGCAATCCGTATTAGAAAAAGCGCCCATTGAAATAAAGACAGAACAATTATTGGCTTACTTTATTCCTACAGTAATTGCATTAGCAGTTATCTCCGGAGTGATTATGGGGATTTTTTTTCCCGCTGCTGTAGCTATTCAATGTGCAATTTCTGTCTTAGTCAGTGCGTGTCCTTGTACTTTGGGTCTTATTACCCCCCTAGCAGTAAACACTGGCATGCATAAAGCGGCAGAAAATGGCGTGCAATTCAAAAGTGCAAAAACATTACAACAAACGGAACAAATCGATACTGTAATTTTTGACTTGAACGGCACGTTAACCACCGGGATCCCTAAAGTAAAAAATCTTTATTTATTGGATAACAGTAAATTATCAGAAGCAGAGTTTCTTTCCATTTGCGGATCTTTAGAAAAGAAATCAAGCCACCCCACAGGCAAAGCAATTTATTCTTTTGCTCATCAGGAAAGCAAACAAAAATTAGATGTAACGGAGCTTGATGAAACTTATCATTCTGGAGTAAGTGGAGTAGTGCAAGATAGCCACTATACTATTGGTAGCAAAGCGTTAATGTGCGAGAAAGGAATTTCAATACCGTCAGAGTTGAAACACCCACCGTTAGCAGCGGGAGATCAACTCGTTTATGTCGCTCGCAACCAAGAAATCATTGGGGTTATGGTGTTAACCGATCCTTTACGTAAAGATGCACATCATACCATTAATGCATTGAAGCACATGGGAAAAGAAATTCATTTATGCACCGGTGCTGATGAAGAAACTGCTTTTCGTTATGCAAAAGCTCTTGGTATAGAAAAAGTTTATGCCAACTGCATTGCAAGCTCTATGGAAAACAATCATAGATCAAAAACAGCCTATATTCAGGCTCTAAAAAAACAAGGGCGAAAAATCGCCATGATAGGCGATGCAGGAAATGATGCTGAAGCTATCGCAGCCTCTGATCTAGGCATTGCCATAGCCTCCGAGGGCAGTGATGAGTTAACCCAACAAGTAGCTGGCATCGTCATTCACAATGACACGTTACTACCTATTGCCTCAGCTTTTGCAATTTCACGACAAACCGTAGCTAATATCAATCAAAATTTAGCGATGAATTTGATTTATAATAGTGCTGCAATCCCTGCTGCAGCAATTTTTACTCTTAACCCCGTTGTCTGTGTCGCATTAATGATTACGCAAGCCTGTATTACCTTTATGAACGTTTATCGTTTCAAACAACAGCCGCTAGACCATTTGCAACAAAAAATAAAAGAAGATGCCCCAGAACTTTCATTCGAAGGATCTCATTCTAAAATGAATAAACATACGCCCAGACATAACAACGAATCAATTTGTATTCAAGAACCGTCTGCGTCCCAGAAACCATCAACGAGCAAATCCACAACCCATCCTTTTTGGAGCGGTTGTATGTCGAGCATCACCGCAAACAACACTTCCGATAACGTGGAAAAAAAACCTCAGCTGGTGGTATCTAATTAA
- the tsaE gene encoding tRNA (adenosine(37)-N6)-threonylcarbamoyltransferase complex ATPase subunit type 1 TsaE, translating into MMNTNQSNELILDLPDEKSSVRFASRLASCLCPSLIMTFSGDLGAGKTTIIRAMLKCLGVQSAIKSPTFSLVESYTCHNLLVHHFDLYRIHHEEELEYLGFRDYFTPGSICCIEWAENAGSALPYIDIRFKLNMKGAGREVQIIALSAAGEKILARLAGET; encoded by the coding sequence ATGATGAATACAAATCAATCTAATGAGCTAATACTGGATTTACCAGACGAAAAATCGAGCGTACGTTTTGCATCTCGTTTGGCTTCATGTCTTTGTCCTTCTTTAATCATGACTTTTAGTGGCGATCTGGGTGCAGGAAAAACCACGATCATTCGTGCCATGTTAAAATGCTTGGGCGTGCAATCTGCAATTAAAAGCCCTACTTTTTCATTAGTAGAAAGTTATACATGTCATAACCTGCTTGTGCATCATTTTGATCTGTATCGAATTCATCATGAAGAGGAATTAGAATACTTAGGATTTCGAGATTATTTTACACCTGGTAGTATTTGCTGTATTGAATGGGCAGAAAATGCTGGATCAGCATTGCCTTATATAGATATTCGTTTTAAGTTAAACATGAAAGGGGCTGGACGTGAAGTGCAAATAATAGCATTGAGCGCAGCTGGTGAAAAAATTTTAGCTCGCCTGGCAGGAGAAACATGA
- the icmX gene encoding type IVB secretion system protein IcmX, whose protein sequence is MKLPSKFALFNLLCLTTFPAAADNATGLYNSQQMSSSMQEVVQYLQNWGQYIGYDITQSPTNTIQNFSLSQTLLNLTSTQLAQVSLFYTYLGSIPFNSFNSSSLGQFVPTDAAIAGTINPYANATFQDYSSQSTTGIGVNQLIDQTGQASTQGTANSSSQISDPVSQSVLNILGTPDYSYCMSYDGSTWDQNCNYLTETLVSNNVIGTIPDSTTFFSYNYIQQFLGQLNSNSLTAPLMYTTQSEETSGGQQQQGATQGLTADNQAQQAANFIRYVSGSVAPIKLPNWKDYDNLYGQAIATSTNSTVTPNQQHQAQDTLSRYLASLRTYAAQNSVGISNLYYILSKRLPQTPKQPLANYVQIPSSPPTSQALNEFNMATWRIFNPANVTQSGQTGQPGNTQWISQINNASSVTVEKEIAILLAEINYQMYLDRQVHERLLLTNTILLMQSLRSTAPSADFTQQQQQ, encoded by the coding sequence ATGAAATTACCATCTAAATTTGCATTGTTTAATCTGCTTTGCCTTACGACTTTTCCTGCCGCAGCAGATAATGCAACGGGCTTGTATAATTCGCAACAAATGTCCAGCAGCATGCAAGAAGTAGTTCAATATTTGCAAAATTGGGGGCAATACATAGGTTATGATATAACCCAGTCTCCGACCAACACAATTCAAAACTTTAGCCTTAGCCAAACCCTTCTTAACTTAACATCAACACAACTCGCACAAGTTTCTCTATTTTATACCTACTTAGGGTCAATTCCGTTTAATAGTTTTAACAGCAGCTCTTTAGGACAATTTGTACCTACTGATGCTGCAATTGCGGGAACGATAAATCCTTATGCTAATGCTACTTTCCAAGATTATTCGAGCCAATCTACAACTGGGATAGGTGTCAATCAACTCATTGATCAAACCGGTCAAGCATCAACGCAAGGAACTGCAAACAGTTCAAGTCAAATCTCCGATCCAGTATCTCAATCCGTATTAAACATTTTGGGCACACCCGATTACAGCTATTGTATGAGTTATGATGGAAGTACATGGGATCAAAACTGCAATTACCTTACTGAGACACTTGTTTCTAACAATGTCATAGGAACTATTCCTGATTCAACTACCTTTTTTTCTTACAATTACATTCAGCAATTTTTAGGACAACTTAACAGCAACTCATTAACAGCTCCTTTAATGTATACAACTCAAAGCGAAGAAACATCAGGAGGACAACAACAGCAAGGTGCAACACAAGGATTAACTGCAGATAACCAGGCACAACAAGCAGCCAATTTTATTCGCTATGTTTCTGGCAGTGTTGCTCCAATAAAATTACCTAACTGGAAAGATTATGATAATCTGTATGGTCAGGCCATAGCTACTTCTACTAACAGTACAGTTACACCTAACCAACAACATCAGGCTCAGGATACCCTATCTCGATATCTTGCAAGTTTACGTACTTATGCTGCTCAAAATTCCGTAGGAATCAGTAACTTGTATTACATTTTATCCAAAAGGTTACCCCAAACTCCAAAACAACCGCTTGCTAACTATGTTCAAATTCCTAGCTCTCCACCAACCAGCCAAGCTTTGAATGAATTTAATATGGCAACATGGAGAATTTTTAATCCTGCGAATGTGACTCAATCAGGCCAAACTGGTCAACCAGGTAATACTCAATGGATTAGTCAGATTAACAATGCGTCTTCTGTTACTGTAGAAAAAGAAATCGCCATTTTACTTGCTGAGATTAATTATCAAATGTACTTAGATCGCCAAGTCCACGAACGTCTGTTGCTAACCAACACTATCCTATTAATGCAAAGCCTTCGCTCAACTGCACCTTCTGCTGATTTTACACAACAGCAACAACAATAA
- a CDS encoding N-acetylmuramoyl-L-alanine amidase: MIVRLWIFVVLCLWSIVTSSAQLKAIVLKQQGNQTSLYFTIAGPFTHKLFSLSQPERVVLDLKETQLAVDLNQLGLINGLVRKVRSGHSEPRTLRLVFEVNQKVLLRSSPWRPNGTYGGIRVDLVHSGRFVAPVAANIPKKVLPMIPKTPTKQLQQPIKQNVSASRPPVQPILANQAPIKVSNKPTRLRDVIVVLDAGHGGKDPGARGPHNSREKDVVLAITLKLKQLIDRQPGMRAVLTRSGDYYVGLRQRLNIARRHNGDIFVAIHADAFNNPHSHGASVFALSQRGATSEAARWLAEKENYSELGGVNLGDLDDQNGVVRSVLIDLSQTATINAGLQMGGRVLNQLGNFTVLHNQKVEQARFVVLKSPDIPSILVETGFISNPIEERNLTSPAYQARLSQAIFQGIKGYFWENPPHGSRIEAMATNKIHLVRTGETLPAIAARYRVSVAALQSANNLRGISRLRPGQKLVIPPAWA; the protein is encoded by the coding sequence ATGATCGTTCGCTTATGGATTTTTGTTGTATTATGTCTTTGGTCTATTGTTACATCGAGCGCTCAACTTAAAGCGATTGTTTTAAAACAACAAGGAAACCAAACATCCCTATATTTCACAATCGCCGGACCTTTTACACATAAGCTATTTTCATTAAGTCAACCCGAGCGAGTAGTATTGGATTTAAAAGAGACTCAATTAGCCGTGGATTTAAATCAATTGGGTTTGATTAATGGTTTAGTGAGAAAAGTGCGTAGCGGACATTCTGAGCCTAGAACGTTACGATTAGTTTTTGAAGTAAATCAAAAAGTACTACTACGCTCCTCTCCCTGGCGTCCTAATGGGACTTATGGGGGAATACGAGTTGATTTAGTACACAGCGGTCGCTTTGTCGCGCCGGTTGCTGCGAATATTCCTAAAAAAGTTTTGCCCATGATTCCAAAGACGCCAACAAAACAGCTTCAACAACCTATAAAACAAAACGTTAGCGCATCGCGACCGCCAGTACAACCCATCTTGGCAAATCAAGCACCTATCAAGGTCAGTAATAAACCTACTCGATTGCGTGATGTAATTGTGGTTTTAGATGCAGGTCATGGTGGTAAGGACCCAGGTGCTCGTGGCCCGCACAATAGTCGTGAGAAAGATGTGGTATTAGCAATTACTTTAAAATTAAAGCAATTGATTGATAGGCAGCCTGGTATGCGAGCCGTTTTAACGCGTTCCGGAGATTACTATGTAGGCCTGCGTCAACGCTTGAATATAGCCCGAAGACATAATGGTGATATTTTTGTTGCCATTCACGCAGATGCATTTAATAATCCACATTCTCATGGCGCTTCAGTATTTGCTTTATCACAAAGAGGAGCAACGAGTGAAGCTGCGCGTTGGCTTGCTGAAAAGGAAAACTATTCTGAATTAGGTGGCGTGAATTTAGGTGATTTAGATGATCAGAATGGGGTGGTGCGTTCTGTATTAATTGATTTATCACAAACCGCTACGATTAATGCCGGTTTGCAAATGGGAGGACGCGTTTTAAACCAATTGGGTAATTTTACTGTTCTACACAACCAAAAAGTAGAACAAGCTCGGTTTGTTGTTTTAAAATCCCCCGATATCCCTTCAATTTTAGTTGAAACAGGATTTATTTCGAATCCTATTGAAGAGCGAAATCTCACGAGCCCTGCTTATCAAGCTCGTTTGAGTCAAGCCATTTTTCAAGGGATTAAAGGATATTTCTGGGAGAATCCGCCACATGGATCACGTATTGAAGCAATGGCAACGAATAAGATTCATTTAGTTAGAACAGGTGAAACTTTGCCTGCGATAGCCGCTCGTTATCGTGTCTCAGTCGCGGCGTTACAATCAGCAAATAATTTGCGAGGCATTAGTAGGCTTAGACCAGGCCAGAAATTGGTGATTCCTCCAGCATGGGCATGA
- a CDS encoding zinc-finger domain-containing protein: MSETKSIPASTQKNYVVHRDELPLSCPTKDMVLWNAHPKVYLPIEKTGVEVCPYCGSRFVLQND; the protein is encoded by the coding sequence ATGTCAGAAACTAAATCCATACCCGCGAGTACTCAAAAGAATTATGTAGTACATCGTGATGAATTACCACTAAGTTGCCCAACAAAAGATATGGTGTTATGGAATGCGCATCCAAAGGTTTACTTACCTATTGAAAAAACAGGGGTAGAAGTTTGCCCTTATTGTGGTTCACGATTTGTTTTACAGAATGATTAA
- the icmW gene encoding type IVB secretion system protein IcmW, giving the protein MPDLSHEASAKYWFEYIDPMIYKVITFMESVEDWTLDGNPEFEKAMEQLGKELDDIEKIDMGLLAEEEKFIRIVGNIKSGRGLRLLQAIDTVHPGSASRILIHAEETSTGSNDPAGVFLKRNIVFERLRLLSRVFCQYRLKLVLRALEGEE; this is encoded by the coding sequence ATGCCTGATTTAAGCCATGAAGCCTCAGCCAAGTACTGGTTTGAATATATTGATCCTATGATCTATAAAGTTATCACGTTTATGGAGAGCGTTGAAGACTGGACTCTGGATGGAAATCCAGAGTTTGAGAAAGCTATGGAGCAATTAGGCAAAGAACTTGATGACATAGAAAAAATCGATATGGGCCTCTTAGCAGAAGAAGAAAAATTTATCCGCATTGTGGGAAATATCAAATCCGGCAGGGGACTTCGTTTACTCCAAGCAATTGATACAGTTCACCCCGGTAGTGCTTCGCGTATTTTAATACATGCGGAAGAGACTAGCACTGGAAGCAATGATCCCGCGGGAGTTTTTCTTAAAAGAAACATTGTGTTTGAACGCTTAAGGTTGTTGTCGCGAGTTTTTTGTCAGTATCGTCTAAAACTTGTTTTACGTGCACTCGAAGGGGAAGAATAA